The bacterium region AGGTAAAGTTTCTCAATCAGTCTGAATTCAGGCTGCCGTGGACGGTTTTTCGGTCCAAAAAAGGCTCAAATTACGTCCGCTGAACTTATTGGGTTCCACAAGCGGGAGCGCGGGCATCCCTGCCCGCAAAGCACTCGTCGAACTCGATAGTTTTTGCGGACTGGAAGTCTGCGCTCCAGCTGACTTTTCGGACAGTCTCGCCAGCGTTACAAAGCGCTAAACTCCGACCTTGATCTCGTTTCCTTCCACTTGAACGTCGTATTTTGTAAGTTTTGCAGCGGGATTAAAGGTGCTCTGGCAGGAGGTAACGTCGAATTGCCAGCCATGCCAGGGACAGGTAATGACGTTTCCCTCAAGCTCTCCTTCGCCTACCGGTCCGCCACGGTGAGGACAAACATTCTGGAAAGCATAATAGTTTCCGCTCAAATTCCAGATTGCAATCTGGTTTCCATCCACGTCAATGATTTTTCCGGTTCCCGCGGGGATTTCGGCCGTGTCAGCCACTTTCTTAAACTCTGGCATAAGTTTTAACCTCTTTAGCCTTTAAACCTTCGTGATCCTTGTTCCACTATGTTGCAGTATGTCCCTTGCAAGTTGAAGCAATTTTGCCGGAGACGGCTGCAGGAAAGGAAGCATGTTATGGTACCATCCGCGAAGTTGATTTTCAATGAGAACGCCGCTCTGTGGATTCAAGAAAAGCACTCGATTCGCGAGTTGTTGTATGAATCGCACATCTGAAGTAAACAAAATCGATATGTATTTCAATTTTCGTTTCGTCCGCCGGATTAGCTCCAGGAGTTTTCGGGTGACGTCCTGCGATAAATCTTCAGTGGGCTCATAGAAAACCACAAGTTTTGGTTTATATGCCAGACTTCTTGCTAATCGCGCCTTCATGCGGAGAAGCGAACTTGCCTGTCCCATACTGTAAGACAGATCGGTGATCGTCAACTGCACAAGACTTGCAAGGTGCAGCACTGCGGCGCTGAGATGGGGTTCCTCGATAGAGGGATTCTGACTTCGAAAAAGAATAGCTATGTTTTCTCCAATGGAAGATCGGTCCCGGAAAGGAATTGCGGCGCTGTAAATCCCGAAATTGCCTACGTATTCAAACCAGGTTGTTTCAGATAGGTCGCGGCTGTTGGCGCCGTAAATAAAAATATTTCCTTCTTCGGGCGCATAAGCTCCTGTGATCTGATGCATGATGATCTCAGCGATCTCTTCACTTAATCCATAAAATGCGACGCATTCTTTATCGTAGATGCAAAGATCATCGATACGGACGGCAGGGGAACCGTGAAGTGTCTTCACGGTGTTCTGAAAATGGATGGCTGTCTTCACGGCTGCAAATACACCAATGAAATATATAAATAATGACAGCAGAAGGGGAGAAGAAGTTCAGGATCCGCAACAATCGGTTTTGTAACCGCAGTGTTCGCACCAGTAGATGGCTCTCATTCGAAACATCGTTTTTCCGCAGCGGTCACAGGGGACTTTTTCCTCTTTCTCGTTTGTGTTTTTCGGCTTCGGTTCGGAACTCATCACCCTTTTGAAGATTCTAACGCAAAGGCGCAAAGACGCCAAGTCTTTTTTACCGCAGAGAACGCAGAGCGCGCTGAGATGGAGAAAAGTATCTCTTATTCTTCTCTGCGATCTGCGTCCTCTGCGGTGATTTGACAGGGAAATCGAATTGATCGAGATTAATGTTTGATGGAACAGGAAAAGTTCAGGCTGACGAGGCTTGCGAAATCGGGCGGTTGAGCGGGCAAACTCAGTCCGTTGGACCTGGCCGAAATATTAAAGCATCTGGGCGCACAGCGAAGTCAAAATCCTGATTTGCTCGTCGGATTTGAGACTTCGGACGACGCAGGTGTCTATAAATTGAACGATGATCTCGCGCTGGTTCAAACGGTCGATTTCGTTACACCGACCTGTGATGATCCTTTCCTGTTTGGGCAAATTGCAGCCGCCAATTCATTAAGCGATGTGTACGCGATGGGTGGTCGTCCGATCAATGCTCTGAACATTTGTTGTTTTCCGCAAGAGGGGGTCGATGACGCCATTCTCGCGGAAATTTTGAAGGGTGGGCACTTCAAGATTCTGGAGGCGGGAGCCACGCTTGTCGGCGGCCATACCGTAAAAGATTTGGAACTGAAATATGGTTTGTCGGTTACAGGACTGATTCATCCCGAAAAAATTCTGCGAAACAGCACCGCCAGACCCGGAGACAAGATTGTTTTGACGAAGAAAATCGGGACCGGCGTGATCATAACAGGCGTAAAAAATGATCTGATCCCGTGGGAGCAGGCGGAGGAAGCGATGGCGAGCATGGCTACTTTGAATAAAGTGGCGTGTGAAACAATGCTCGAAATCGGCGTTCACGCTTGCACGGATGTGTCCGGATTCGGACTAGCGGGTCATGTTTGTGAAATGGCCCTGGGCAGCAAAGTCGGCATTCAGTTGAATCTTAGCGCCGTGCCCGTTTACCCGGTAAGCATTGAGCTTTTCGGCAAGGGGTTAAGAACCGGAGTTACCTTATTCAATAAGCAATCTTCCGCCGCGTGTGTTTCGCTGGAAAAAGAACTGCCACGGGAAAGAGAAATGATTCTGTACGATCCACAAACTTCAGGGCCTCTGGCCATTTCTGTGGCAGCAGAAAAGGCAGATGATCTGGTGTCGTTGCTTCGTCAAAAAGGGGTTCGTGATGCGGCAATTATCGGCGATGTAGTTGAAAGTTCCGTGCCTAGACTTTTCGTTTCTGACTCCCTATAATGACCGTGACCTGCGGAGAATTCTTCGATGCACGATTACGTAGCGCTTACCTTGATGGCTATCATCGTCGGGGGATTGGTTGGAGTTATCATCTGGCTGAGCTCAGTGCTCGGTCCCAAAAGCACGAGTCCCATCAAAGAAGAACCCTTCGAGACCGGCGTAAAACCGTTCCGCATAGTAAAGAGTCACATTCCGGTTAAATTTTATCTCGTCGCTCTTTTATTTGTAGTATTCGATGTAGAATTGACCTTCCTCTTTCCGTGGGGCATTGTTTTCCGGG contains the following coding sequences:
- a CDS encoding Rieske (2Fe-2S) protein gives rise to the protein MPEFKKVADTAEIPAGTGKIIDVDGNQIAIWNLSGNYYAFQNVCPHRGGPVGEGELEGNVITCPWHGWQFDVTSCQSTFNPAAKLTKYDVQVEGNEIKVGV
- the selD gene encoding selenide, water dikinase SelD, with the protein product MEQEKFRLTRLAKSGGUAGKLSPLDLAEILKHLGAQRSQNPDLLVGFETSDDAGVYKLNDDLALVQTVDFVTPTCDDPFLFGQIAAANSLSDVYAMGGRPINALNICCFPQEGVDDAILAEILKGGHFKILEAGATLVGGHTVKDLELKYGLSVTGLIHPEKILRNSTARPGDKIVLTKKIGTGVIITGVKNDLIPWEQAEEAMASMATLNKVACETMLEIGVHACTDVSGFGLAGHVCEMALGSKVGIQLNLSAVPVYPVSIELFGKGLRTGVTLFNKQSSAACVSLEKELPREREMILYDPQTSGPLAISVAAEKADDLVSLLRQKGVRDAAIIGDVVESSVPRLFVSDSL
- the ndhC gene encoding NADH-quinone oxidoreductase subunit A; the encoded protein is MHDYVALTLMAIIVGGLVGVIIWLSSVLGPKSTSPIKEEPFETGVKPFRIVKSHIPVKFYLVALLFVVFDVELTFLFPWGIVFRELGWPAFLSMTLFLSLLFLTLVYAWKKGVLSWK